A single genomic interval of Pyrus communis chromosome 5, drPyrComm1.1, whole genome shotgun sequence harbors:
- the LOC137734373 gene encoding uncharacterized protein has translation MDKSWANLNPFTEDYRTGLAKFISNSLQVSSLDGNIKCPCAKCLNMFWLSKNEVEAHLIVEGMDRSYLEGSWVWHGETFGDPIPSSQAAQQSATVTNPYCELGPLLEDIFSGPSVMGGMPINNHSGQETVIPAYARKFEAMVQDGNAELYPGCGMKKMDFLIRVFQNKCLYGCSESAVQANLQLLKHILPNGHSLPNNVMSTKGLLKNFMLPHQKIHACENDCMLYWKHNSGLDACHTCGVSRYTTEVDETARSSKKRIPRKVLRYFPITPRLQRLYMSRHTNEDMCWHGLSRPEDGFLRHPADSFAWKQLDLKFPTFGDEMRNVRLGLASDGFNPFGKCSSDYSIWPVLLTVYNLPPWLCMKAPFILMALLIPGKESPGNDIDIYLEPLIDELKVLWTSGVPTYDTFRQETFTLRAAILWTISDFPAYGNLSGWSTHGKLACPCCNYKTESTYLKKGRKYCYMGHRRFLPMSHVFRRQRKAFNLSDEREQAPYPLTGCECRRQLSILRFKYGKTPRKVVGEKRPLPRATVGPWKKHSIFFKLPYWEHLVLRHCLDVMHIEKNVTESLVATLLGIVGKSKDNLNARLDLELMGMKPELHRKFVNGKPKMPPGVYTMKPLEKELFCKVLASIQVPDNYSSNISRLVHTKEKIIRGLKSHDWHVLMQQFLPIAIRKCLPTATAQILLELSAFFRHLCTKKGSVECFRKLTPKIVMILCQLERILPPAFFVVSLHLTIHLAEEAALAGPVHYRWMYPIERFLLTLKKYVRNKNRPEGSMTQGYLAEECLSFCAMYFEGVETRLNRPSRNADRIRPDYEGDFDIFCATGHSLGMREDYHLDNHDWEIARSFKVIGTQSNGNYQNYGVFLQSNVPSYVGPRDRNPVTGLVDYYGVLTDVFEIKYHMERTVVLFKCNWFDGTSRNTGEGVKSDRYGFRLVNFNKISSTSDPFILASQALQVFYVQDPTDIEWHVAIKTRPRDFFDMSSTHDDDPCDGQDVEHATGDNDECLEETLNTFDYAHRAKNIKNKPEVNQKMMKSALINDLYSEIDRMFKQEQQLLELQELYSCQQLLAVQLNDKLGKTEIMLEETGHALYNLEDKR, from the exons ATGGACAAAAGTTGGGCCAATTTGAATCCGTTTACAGAGGATTACAGAACAGGGCTAGCAAAATTTATCTCAAACTCATTGCAAGTTTCTTCTCTTGATGGCAACATTAAATGTCCATGTGCTAAATGCTTGAATATGTTCTGGTTGAGTAAGAATGAAGTTGAAGCACATCTAATTGTTGAAGGTATGGACCGTTCATACTTGGAAGGCTCGTGGGTATGGCATGGAGAGACATTTGGTGACCCTATTCCAAGTAGCCAAGCTGCACAACAAAGTGCTACTGTTACTAATCCTTATTGTGAACTAGGCCCATTGCTTGAAGATATTTTCTCTGGTCCCAGTGTAATGGGTGGCATGCCTATTAATAATCACAGCGGGCAGGAAACTGTGATACCTGCATATGCACgtaagtttgaagccatggtgCAAGACGGCAACGCAGAATTATATCCGGGTTGTGGTATGAAGAAAATGGACTTCCTAATACGAGTATTTCAAAACAAGTGCTTATATGGGTGCAGCGAAAGTGCAGTGCAAGCTAATCTTCAGCTTTTGAAACATATACTCCCAAATGGTCATTCTTTACCAAATAACGTGATGAGTACAAAGGGATTGCTGAAAAATTTCATGTTGCCTCACCAAAAGATCCATGCATGTGAAAATGACTGCATGTTGTATTGGAAACATAACAGTGGTTTAGATGCTTGTCATACATGTGGTGTGTCCAGATATACAACCGAGGTTGATGAGACAGCACGAAGCAGTAAAAAGAGAATACCTCGGAAGGTGCTAAGATATTTTCCTATTACACCTCGCTTACAAAGGCTTTACATGTCTCGACACACCAATGAAGATATGTGTTGGCATGGGCTTTCTCGCCCCGAGGATGGCTTCTTAAGACATCCAGCTGATTCCTTTGCATGGAAGCAATTAGATTTGAAATTTCCAACATTTGGTGATGAAATGCGCAATGTACGTCTTGGGTTGGCAAGTGACGGATTCAACCCCTTCGGAAAATGCAGCTCCGACTATAGCATCTGGCCAGTATTGTTGACTGTCTACAATTTACCACCTTGGTTGTGTATGAAAGCACCGTTCATATTGATGGCTTTGTTAATACCGGGAAAAGAATCTCCGGGAAATGATATTGACATATACCTTGAACCATTAATAGACGAGCTGAAAGTATTGTGGACCTCAGGGGTTCCCACTTATGATACATTTAGGCAAGAGACCTTCACCTTACGAGCAGCTATTTTATGGACTATTAGCGACTTCCCCGCCTATGGGAACTTGTCCGGTTGGAGCACACATGGGAAATTAGCATGTCCTTGTTGCAACTACAAGACTGAGTCGACATATCTAAAAAAGGGTAGGAAATATTGTTATATGGGTCACCGTCGTTTCTTGCCCATGTCACATGTTTTTCGTCGACAGAGGAAAGCCTTTAATCTTTCTGACGAGAGAGAGCAAGCACCTTACCCCTTGACCGGATGTGAATGTCGTCGACAGTTGTCCATTTTACGGTTCAAATATGGTAAGACCCCACGGAAAGTGGTTGGAGAAAAAAGACCACTACCTAGAGCAACAGTTGGGCCATGGAAGAAACATAGTATTTTCTTCAAGTTGCCGTATTGGGAACATCTTGTGCTTCGACATTGCCTTGATGTCATGCACATTGAAAAAAATGTCACTGAAAGTTTGGTTGCAACTCTGCTGGGTATTGTTGGGAAAAGCAAGGATAACTTGAATGCAAGGTTGGATCTGGAATTGATGGGCATGAAACCGGAGTTGCACAGAAAATTTGTTAATGGAAAGCCAAAGATGCCTCCCGGTGTATATACTATGAAACCATTAGAGAAGGAATTGTTTTGCAAGGTTTTAGCCTCAATACAAGTGCCTGACAATTACTCGTCCAATATCTCACGACTTGTGCATACAAAGGAAAAGATCATAAGGGGACTTAAAAGTCATGATTGGCATGTTTTAATGCAGCAATTCCTTCCAATTGCCATACGTAAATGCCTCCCAACTGCGACTGCACAGATATTATTGGAACTAAGTGCATTCTTCAGACATTTGTGTACTAAAAAAGGGTCAGTGGAATGCTTTCGCAAACTCACACCCAAAATAGTTATGATCCTATGCCAATTGGAAAGGATATTACCGCCTGCATTCTTTGTCGTCAGTCTTCACCTCACAATACATCTTGCCGAGGAAGCTGCACTTGCAGGTCCGGTGCACTACAGATGGATGTACCCAATTGAGAG GTTCTTGCTGACGTTGAAGAAGTATGTTCGAAATAAAAATCGACCAGAGGGAAGCATGACCCAAGGATATCTGGCTGAGGAGTGCTTGTCTTTTTGTGCGATGTATTTCGAAGGCGTGGAGACACGTTTGAACCGTCCAAGCCGAAATGCAGATAGAATTCGTCCTGACTATGAGGGTGACTTTGACATATTTTGTGCCACCGGGCATTCACTTGGTATGCGGGAAGATTATCATCTTGACAACCACGATTGGGAGATTGCACGATC GTTCAAAGTAATAGGCACACAATCCAATGGGAATTACCAAAACTATGGTGTTTTCCTACAGTCTAATGTTCCAAGTTATGTTGGCCCACGTGACCGGAACCCTGTTACCGGTTTGGTAGACTACTATGGGGTTCTAACAGATGTATTTGAAATCAAGTACCATATGGAACGGACAGTGGTATTATTCAAGTGCAACTGGTTTGATGGCACTTCCAGAAATACAGGTGAGGGAGTAAAATCAGACAGATATGGCTTTAGATTGGTTAACTTCAATAAGATTTCGTCTACAAGTGACCCATTCATTCTCGCATCACAAGCACTACAAGTGTTCTATGTACAAGACCCAACAGATATAGAATGGCATGTTGCAATCAAAACAAGACCACGTGATTTCTTTGATATGTCCTCAACACATGATGATGATCCGTGCGATGGacaagatgtcgaacatgcaaCTGGTGATAATGATGAG TGTTTGGAAGAAACACTCAACACGTTCGACTATGCACACCGtgccaaaaatataaagaacaaaCCAGAG GTCAATCAAAAAATGATGAAGTCTGCTTTGATCAACGATTTGTATTCTGAGATTGATCGTATGTTCAAGCAAG AGCAGCAATTGCTGGAGCTTCAGGAACTTTACAGTTGTCAACAACTTTTGGCTGTACAATTGAATGATAAACTTGGAAAAACTGAG ATAATGCTTGAGGAAACTGGACATGCACTATATAATCTTGAGGACAAGCGTTGA
- the LOC137735569 gene encoding endoribonuclease Dicer homolog 1-like produces MEEARVSGDTGNGAPSEGAVRPSYWLDACEDIPCAVIGDFVEFCEPPVCGPPPVVAAANGNGCSQEEDGLVGDFFGGIDHFLDSFKSGAGLPGVTDPNLDVNANGVIGNAAVEGCAKIEPPVVVQWGNVDDTVGHNVWSGGRNSEGDNGESKDDRCGYHRYEKRKGNGVVRKRDMDGEERFFKRVALDNGRNERYSSGRGQYNMRDKSFSRKRPCDSEDIDWRDRDRDRDRIRRRENYGSYYRREVGRDREAKGYWERDKLGTIELVFRLGTYEPDHNKEGRIADVKNKECNGKADKKPEEVKEKTPEEQVRKYQLDVLEQSKKRNTIAFLETGAGKTLIAVLLMQSVCNDMQQKQNKKMLSVFIVPKVPLVYQQAEVIREVTGFQVGHYCGEMGQDFWDARRWQHEFDTKQVGLTILVIRTYPVYFVTRLMF; encoded by the exons ATGGAGGAGGCTAGGGTTTCAGGGGACACTGGGAATGGTGCTCCCAGTGAGGGGGCTGTTCGGCCCTCGTACTGGTTGGATGCTTGTGAGGACATACCGTGTGCTGTAATTGGTGATTTCGTGGAGTTCTGTGAACCTCCAGTTTGTGGTCCTCCTCCTGTGGTGGCGGCGGCCAATGGCAATGGCTGCAGCCAGGAGGAGGATGGGTTGGTGGGCGATTTTTTCGGGGGGATTGATCACTTTCTCGACAGTTTCAAGAGTGGAGCTGGCCTCCCTGGTGTGACTGATCCGAACTTGGATGTGAATGCCAATGGTGTTATTGGCAATGCTGCTGTTGAGGGTTGTGCTAAGATTGAGCCACCTGTGGTTGTGCAGTGGGGGAATGTTGATGACACGGTTGGACACAATGTTTGGAGTGGAGGGAGGAATTCAGAGGGTGATAATGGAGAGAGTAAGGATGATCGGTGTGGTTATCACAGGTATGAGAAGAGGAAGGGCAATGGGGTTGTGAGGAAGAGAGATATGGATGGTGAGGAGAGGTTCTTTAAGAGGGTTGCTTTGGATAATGGTAGGAATGAGAGGTATAGTTCCGGTAGAGGGCAATATAACATGAGGGACAAAAGTTTTAGTAGGAAGAGGCCTTGTGATTCTGAGGATATTGATTGGAGGgatagagatagagatagagatCGGATTAGGAGAAGAGAGAATTATGGTAGTTATTATAGGAGGGAGGTTGGTAGAGATAGGGAGGCAAAGGGTTATTGGGAGAGGGATAAGTTGGGAACCATTGAGCTTGTTTTCCGATTAGGAACTTACGAACCTGATCATAACAAAGAGGGTAGGATAGCCGATGTCAAAAACAAGGAATGCAATGGGAAGGCTGACAAGAAACCCGAAGAGGTTAAAGAAAAAACTCCCGAGGAACAAGTCAGAAAGTATCAATTGGATGTGCTCGAACAGTCAAAGAAGAGAAATACAATAGCTTTTCTTGAAACTGGGGCCGGAAAGACACTCATTGCTGTTCTCCTCATGCAAAGTGTTTGCAATGATATGCAGCAAAAGCAGAACAAAAAGATGCTCTCTGTATTTATCGTTCCTAAAGTTCCCCTTGTTTATCAG CAAGCAGAAGTTATTCGTGAGGTAACTGGTTTCCAAGTGGGCCATTATTGTGGTGAGATGGGCCAAGATTTCTGGGACGCCCGAAGATGGCAGCATGAATTCGACACAAAACAGGTAGGTCTTACCATTTTAGTTATTAGAACATATCCTGTATATTTTGTTACTCGTCTTATGTTCTGA
- the LOC137735739 gene encoding soluble inorganic pyrophosphatase 1-like, protein MSEGKEEVTKTQKAPKLNERILSSLSRRSVAAHPWHDLEIGPSAPNVFNVVIEITKGSKVKYELDKKTGLIKVDRILYSSVVYPHNYGFIPRTLCEDNDPLDVLVLMQEPVLPGCFLRARAIGVMPMIDQGEKDDKIIAVCADDPEYRHFTELNDLPPHRLSEIRCFFEDYKKNENKEVAVNAFLPVSTALEAIQYSMDLYAEYILHTLRR, encoded by the exons atgtctgaaggaaaggAAGAAGTAACTAAAACCCAAAAAGCTCCCAAATTGAATGAGAGGATTCTTTCATCTCTGTCAAGGAGATCAGTTGCTGCACATCCTTGGCATGATCTTGAAATTG GACCTAGTGCACCCAATGTTTTCAACGTT GTTATTGAGATAACAAAGGGAAGCAAAGTCAAATACGAACTTGACAAGAAGACAGGACTGATTAAG GTTGATCGGATTTTATATTCGTCGGTAGTGTACCCTCACAATTACGGTTTCATCCCTCGCACCCTGTGCGAAGACAATGATCCACTGGATGTTCTAGTTCTCATGCAG GAACCTGTACTTCCGGGTTGCTTTCTGCGAGCCCGAGCCATTGGAGTAATGCCCATGATTGATCAG GGAGAGAAAGATGATAAGATCATCGCAGTCTGCGCCGATGATCCAGAGTACAGACATTTCACTGAGCTCAATGACCTACCCCCTCATCGCCTTTCAGAGATTCGTTGCTTCTTTGAAGACT ACAAGAAGAATGAGAACAAAGAGGTTGCAGTAAACGCCTTTTTGCCCGTTAGCACTGCTCTTGAAGCTATCCAGTACTCAAT GGATCTTTACGCTGAGTACATACTCCACACCTTAAGGCGGTAA